In Natranaerobius thermophilus JW/NM-WN-LF, the genomic stretch TCTCTTCGGTCAACTTTAATATGCTCTATAACACGACTGGCCAGCGACCCTTGGGTATCAAAGGCTATCACTCCATCGCCACGTTCGATATCATTCAAAATCATGTTTCCCAGCAAGGTGCTTTTACCCGTTTTTTTAACACCCAGAGCCAGGAAATGTTCAAACCGATAATCTTCACCGTGAAATAATCTAAACATAACCATACCCCCCTAATTTTTTATCATCCACATAGAACTTATGGTGAATAGCCAGAAAATTATTACTACTATATAAGGTATTCGCCATAAGTTACGCCTTTCCTGTCACTTTACTGGAAAAATTTTCAGAGGAGCTTTCTGTAATTTCTTTGTCCTTCCACTTACCTTCTCGGAATTTTAAGGCAGTCAATACACCTTGAATCACCTGTGTTACAGCTATTCCAATCCAGATACCCGTTTCTTGAAAACCCAAGCCAAAGGCAAAGAAATATGCGAAGGGCACTCGTAATATCACCCAAGATAGTAAGGAGATATAGAAGGGAACCACGGTTTCTCCTGCACCGTGCAAAGCATTTGCCAGTATTAAACCCATGGCATGGATTGGCTCCACTACAGCCAGGATTCTGACAAAGCTCGCACCAATCCGCACAACTTCCGGATCATCTACAAATAAGCGGATGAACTGGGGAGCAAAGATAAACACTATTAAGGAAAACAGGGCGATGATGCCCATTCCCATGCCAGTACACTTCCAACCGCTTTCCTCAGCTCTATCCTTTTGATAAGCTCCCAAATTCATACCAATGATAGTAGCTGCAGATTTACCCACTGCCTGAGCAGGAAACAAGGCGAAGGCAAAAACCATTAATCCCACACTGTAACCTGAGACCGCATCATTTCCGGCAGCTGTCCTGGCAATCATCCCCAAGACCACTATATTTCCTCCACTTCTCGTTATTCCCTGCAGAGCAGCAGGAATTCCGATGCGAAGAATTTGTTTCATCTTATGAGTGCTCAGTTCCATGAATTCCTTCACAGAGGGAATATAATAGAAACCCCGGTGTTTTAAAGCATACAGCCCAACAGAAAAAGCAAATACCCTGGATAATAAACTGCCCAGTGCCGCACCGGGCACTCCCAAAGCTGGTACTGGGCCGACACCAAAAATCAATAAATAATTTAAAGCTATATTGAGCAAGTTAGTAGCCACATCGATTTGTGTGGGTGTTTTGGTATCACCGGTTCCCTGGAAAATTGATCGCAGTGTAAAATTTCCTAAGAAAAATAATGAGCCAGCAAAAAAGATCTGTAAATAGCCAGTACCCAGTGTTAATAAATCCCCTTCAGCACCTAGTAGATGCATAATTCCTTCAGAAAACACCAGGCCAACTGTGGTAATAATTAAAGAAAATAAGAATAATAGATACAAGGCCTGACCAGTAGCATTAACTGCTCCTTTAATATCATTATATCCGTAATACCGGGCTATAGTGGCTGTGGATCCTACGCCTACTGCCATAATGGAAATTCCAATAATTTGAATCACCTGCCTGGCCATGCCTACAGCACCAACAGCATCGGAACCCAGAGCTCCTACCATCATCATATCTACTGCTCCTACCAAAATCATCATCAAGGACTGAATAACCATAGGCCAGGCTAAGAAAAACACAGCTTTATAAAGACTACCTTCTAAAATTAAAAGCCGGCGTTCTTCACCGGACAGCTGTCGCAGCATATTAATCCCTCTTTGCTCTCAGTTTTATGTATATATTTATGTATATAATTATATTTCGTGAGACGAAACTATAATTCCTTGAAATAATCATAAAATTCTATTTATTTTTAACATACTGATCAGGAAGCTCCAATTCAAAATGTAATAAAAAAAGGACCCCAAATTAATCAGGGCCCTTATGCACCTATGTGCCAACATTGTGCTGAGCATAGCTTTTTGATGTTTATCGATTTAACTCTTCTTCAAATCGTTCAGCTTCTTCCAGGACCCACCTGGAAAAACCACTTTGTGCAGAATTGGTTCGCGCTATATAACTTTGCAAACCACCAGGCCCTCTATTGTATGCAGTCAAGGCCTTGTGAATATCCCCGTCGTACTGGTTTAGGAGATAATTCAACTGAATAGTACCTAGTTTTATGTTATAGAAAGGATCAAAAAGTTTTTCGTATTCGTAACCAAAGTCATTCTTATCTGCTAAAGCCTGGGCAGTGCCGGGCATTATTTGCATTATTCCCACAGCACCAGCATGACTTACGTTTTTAGGGTCAAATCTACTTTCTACTTCAATCAACCCTAATAACAAGCTGATTTCCAGATCCAGGTTCTCAGATTGAGTGAGAAGCTTTTCTGCTACCTCTTTGTTCATTGGAGTTATATCGGTAATGTCCTCAGGGGTAACTTCCCTACCCCAGGACCAGTTATCCTCACCCTTAAACATCCTGATATTTTTATCTTCCTCTGTTTCACTGGCCAATTCACCTGCATTTGCGGAAGCCAGCTGCACAGCACCTGCTTCGGGCTGACCTTCTACAAATTCAGTATCACCTGGAATAGTCAGTTCGTATTCCTCACTTAACTGATAATTTAACATTCTTCTGACACGATACAGGTCCAGGCGGCCATCCAAATCACTTTCTTCCAGACTAGAGCTAATCACTAAGGATAACTCTTCATCATGCATAACAACATATACTAAACATAATATTAGGCCAAAAATCACCACCAAATAGACCATATCTAACGTTGCCGTACTTAACATAGGTTCTCCCCCCTTATCTTCCTCGGAAACTCTTCTTTGGACTTACATTAAATTTTTTATGTGTTTTTTTAATCAATTTGTCAGAATTATCATTTCTTTAGAATTAACTGTCACTGCCTTTTCTTGGTTTTTCATCTGTCTTTATTTCATCAACAGATATATAGCGGCTGGCTCCCTCATCTAAAACACATTTCATGCAATTAGAGCATTTAAAATCTTCATTAAGATCACAAATATCACATTCTTCACAAGATCTGCAGATTGATTTGAAATCCAGGACGCATACATTCACATCTTTCATTAGGGATCCCTCCTTATTTCACAGGCAAATAACAATTGCCTCAACAGCTGCATTTGAACATTATACCTTACTACTTAGTTCCGGGATATTATACCATATCATTTTCAAAACACAATAGGCCTAATTAATTTTTTATGTCGAAATTTATCTAAATTATCCTTCTATATCTTAAGAAAATCTCCCCTACTAATTAGAATAAATTTGTTATATAATTTAGTATAAGTCCTGAATTTTCAGTAATTGTTACCTTTTGTTATTTTATGTAATTTTTTAGTATTTCCCATTAACAATATTTTATTCAATTCTAAAGTAAAATATTCAATATTTTTTTGAAGGAGGAGAGTATAAAATGAAATTGCCAAAATTTACGTTGTTAATCATTACTATGTTAGCACTTCTGACAGTCTCTGCTAATCTAGTAGATCCCCCGATCACAGAAGCTGCCACAAAACAGAGTACTCAGAACCAGGGAGGCGTGGTTGAACAGATCCACATCGTAGTAGACGACACAGCTTTAGAGACACCAGGTAGATTGCAAAATGGTAGAACTATGGTACCGCTAAGGGGCGTTTTTGAACAGGTTGGAGCCAGCGTCAACTGGGACAGTGAAGAGGAGATTATCACCATTATCAAAGATTGGGATAGATTAGAATTAAGCCCTGGTACTAAAAAAGCTGAAAAAAATTATGATGAAATAATAAAATTGGAAGAGGCACCATTCACCAGTAGGGGAACTACCTGGCTCCCCTTGAGAGCCATTGGAGAATTGTTCGACTTAGATGTAGATTGGGTTAGTGAGCACGATTTAGTAAGGATTAGTACAGGTGAACAAGAAAAAGATATTGGAAAAATTGCTGAAGATTTAAAACCAATTGAGACAGATCAAAGTGGTAAAGTTGTCTACTTAACCTTCGATGATGGTCCCAGTCATATTACACCTGAAGTTTTGGATATCCTGGACGAGTACAATGCCAGGGCAACTTTTTTCGTGATTGGTCAACAGGCGGAAGCCATGCCACATATTATTCGAAGAATCCACAATGAAGGCCATCTAATTGCTAATCACAGTTATACCCACGATTATGATAAAGTTTACGATTCTCCCGAATCCTTTGAAGAGGAATTATTAAAAACGGAGGAAGTAATCAAAGATATCACAGGGAAAAGAACCACAATATTTCGACCACCGGGTGGAGAACATCCTAATATGACCGATGAAAAAAGAGAAATTCTACAAGAACACGGCTACACCTTATATAACTGGAGTGTGTCGGCTGGAGATACTGCCACTCCTACGCCAAGCTCTGAAGTTATAAAAAATAATGTACTGGGTGGAGTGCGAGGCAGTAATGGAGCTGTTGTATTGATGCACGATTCAGCAAGTAGAGAAAACACTAAAAAAGCCCTCTCAGAAATTCTGAGAGAGCTCAGCTTCGAAGGTTATAGTTTCCCCACCTTACCACAATAATTTTTCTCCAGGCCCAAATGGCCAATAAAATCATAATTAAGGACAAGGGGAGCAGATGTAACAGCTCCCCTCCTCTTATTCCGGTACCTGCCGCCATGACCACGGTCAAGCCCGGAATAGAACCTACCACTGAACCTGTAATATAGGGAAGATACGAAATACTGCAAACCCCACATGTATAACTTACTAGATCTGCCGGGAAAATAGGTACCATCCTGACACTGGCTAAGAGGGGCCAACTCCCGCTGTTCAGTGTCATAATAACTTTTTTACTGGCAGGAAATTTACTCTTTAACCATTCATGTCCTAGATACTTTCCAAGAAAGTAGGCCAAACTCATATTTAAAAATAATCCTGCAATATTCAACATTAAACCAGTCCAAAAATCAAAATATAGGGAAGCTAAAAAAACCAAAAGTGACGATGGAAGCAGAGTTAATGGTCTTAGGGTGTGCATTGCCACGAAAATTGCCGGAGCTGCTCCCTGCCACCGAAATAAAATTTCTCGCAATTTTTCTGGTGTCAACCCTTCTATTGCAGCAAAGACATAAGCTGCTCCTCCTATGAGTACAATGGATGAGATCATAATTATTCGCTTCAATTCAGACACCCTTTTCACATTAGCTAATTAATTATAATAAACCCTAGATGTACCAAACCTAATCATCTTTAAGTGAAATTGATAATTTATTACAGTTATCAACATTCCACTTTAATACAGCCTTAGTTTAAAACTGCTTTTATATTATATTAATCTCAATCGTCGATGCGATAATCTGTTAGCAATTTTTTAATCTGCAATTCTCCATTTTCAACTACCTCTTGTTTTACCAGGCCAATTTCGGGCACATATACTCGAGTTTCTTCAACTTGTAAAATTTCTCCTGCCAATTCCACTTCCATCTCGTTTTTAACTTCTATACCTTCTTTTTTTCCCAAAGGAAGATCTACTTTGACAGGTTCTCCTTGTTCTAGTTTAGCCCTTCCTCGATAATTTAATTCTTCTCCTTCCACTGCCATTAATTCTCCTTGCCATTCCCATTCATGACTTTGACCCACGGGGAATTTTACGAGATATTGTTCTGGAACGCGCTGATACTCTCCTGTAGGCAATTCCATACCATGCCAATAAAGCCCTTCCTTGTCATAAGAATAGTATTCAAAGGTTTCGTGGCTTTGATAATCAAAATGGAGCTGGTAATTTTTTTCTTCCCCGTACTCTTCCACTTCTGAAACCCTAATCTCAACTTCATCTCCAGTCCCTTGGCCTTCAGCCTGATAACGCCAAGCTGAGCCTTGGGATAATGGCCAAATTTCTCGATCACTATCTAAATCTTCAGATATAATATCAGTAAAATCTCTTTCGGACTCTTCCCCTCCACATTGGCTGAACAATAAATATATTCCAAGGATTACTAGAAGGCCAAATATGAAAATTGTGATTTTCTCTGCTCTGCTTAAAAGGAAAAATGGCCGCATCACAGTCCCCCATTTGAGAGAATTATTGAAAAAGACTAAAAAAACGGTTCACCAAAACAGAACTTTCATTTATAATATATTAGAGGAGGTGA encodes the following:
- a CDS encoding MATE family efflux transporter, which encodes MLRQLSGEERRLLILEGSLYKAVFFLAWPMVIQSLMMILVGAVDMMMVGALGSDAVGAVGMARQVIQIIGISIMAVGVGSTATIARYYGYNDIKGAVNATGQALYLLFLFSLIITTVGLVFSEGIMHLLGAEGDLLTLGTGYLQIFFAGSLFFLGNFTLRSIFQGTGDTKTPTQIDVATNLLNIALNYLLIFGVGPVPALGVPGAALGSLLSRVFAFSVGLYALKHRGFYYIPSVKEFMELSTHKMKQILRIGIPAALQGITRSGGNIVVLGMIARTAAGNDAVSGYSVGLMVFAFALFPAQAVGKSAATIIGMNLGAYQKDRAEESGWKCTGMGMGIIALFSLIVFIFAPQFIRLFVDDPEVVRIGASFVRILAVVEPIHAMGLILANALHGAGETVVPFYISLLSWVILRVPFAYFFAFGLGFQETGIWIGIAVTQVIQGVLTALKFREGKWKDKEITESSSENFSSKVTGKA
- a CDS encoding lytic transglycosylase domain-containing protein, which codes for MLSTATLDMVYLVVIFGLILCLVYVVMHDEELSLVISSSLEESDLDGRLDLYRVRRMLNYQLSEEYELTIPGDTEFVEGQPEAGAVQLASANAGELASETEEDKNIRMFKGEDNWSWGREVTPEDITDITPMNKEVAEKLLTQSENLDLEISLLLGLIEVESRFDPKNVSHAGAVGIMQIMPGTAQALADKNDFGYEYEKLFDPFYNIKLGTIQLNYLLNQYDGDIHKALTAYNRGPGGLQSYIARTNSAQSGFSRWVLEEAERFEEELNR
- a CDS encoding TVP38/TMEM64 family protein, which gives rise to MKRIIMISSIVLIGGAAYVFAAIEGLTPEKLREILFRWQGAAPAIFVAMHTLRPLTLLPSSLLVFLASLYFDFWTGLMLNIAGLFLNMSLAYFLGKYLGHEWLKSKFPASKKVIMTLNSGSWPLLASVRMVPIFPADLVSYTCGVCSISYLPYITGSVVGSIPGLTVVMAAGTGIRGGELLHLLPLSLIMILLAIWAWRKIIVVRWGNYNLRS
- a CDS encoding polysaccharide deacetylase family protein, yielding MKLPKFTLLIITMLALLTVSANLVDPPITEAATKQSTQNQGGVVEQIHIVVDDTALETPGRLQNGRTMVPLRGVFEQVGASVNWDSEEEIITIIKDWDRLELSPGTKKAEKNYDEIIKLEEAPFTSRGTTWLPLRAIGELFDLDVDWVSEHDLVRISTGEQEKDIGKIAEDLKPIETDQSGKVVYLTFDDGPSHITPEVLDILDEYNARATFFVIGQQAEAMPHIIRRIHNEGHLIANHSYTHDYDKVYDSPESFEEELLKTEEVIKDITGKRTTIFRPPGGEHPNMTDEKREILQEHGYTLYNWSVSAGDTATPTPSSEVIKNNVLGGVRGSNGAVVLMHDSASRENTKKALSEILRELSFEGYSFPTLPQ